Proteins encoded together in one Centropristis striata isolate RG_2023a ecotype Rhode Island chromosome 6, C.striata_1.0, whole genome shotgun sequence window:
- the LOC131973061 gene encoding mixed lineage kinase domain-like protein produces the protein MDVIDPIMSLASEIYDLVERVKANKKRCHRLGTRVKGLERVVKSIRERKEIPKNVKVGLKDLRTTLKSARSIVTKYTTSSWIKLVLKSGSYAEEFDYVNTGLNDAFQVLSGNLQVQLWEEVSHLFKESDREKEDEVDGREDDNELQTLLMAFQKEQQEKLDAMHKDVQSMTENILQVLFILKKPSITDEAIRMIKEDELDYDEPKEPFMNTAISEVYKGMYRGFPVAIKRYIDAATSPSEVRRIFHQEVEHMKQFESPNILRMFGMCVKDEKGPNPEFLIIMEYCEHGSLRQFLDSDHTVSWHMKARMCRDAARGLYRLHQSEAKTKVHGSISSSKFLVAEGYTVKLGGFELTQTETSIRKKTRDQSTESVCYDSPQLLHSLENKKDKKSEIYSFGIVMWEIATRQKPFKDLSDKEILQKVLNEKFMEELPDDCPEGLKSLIDSCRNFDEFKRPSVRGLVDKLQILVTQLDVEAVSPSASA, from the exons ATGGACGTCATAGACCCCATCATGAGTCTCGCCTCAGAGATCTACGATCTGGTTGAGAGGGTGAAGGCAAATAAGAAGCGCTGCCATCGTCTTGGTACCCGGGTCAAAGGCCTGGAGCGGGTGGTGAAGTCCATCAGAGAAAGGAAAGAAATCCCTAAAAATGTTAAAGTGGGCCTGAAAGACCTCAGAACCACTCTGAAATCAGCAAGAAGTATTGTCACTAAATACACCACAAGCAGCTGGATTAAGCTCGTCCTGAAGTCTGGCAGCTACGCTGAGGAGTTTGACTATGTGAACACCGGTCTCAATGATGCCTTCCAGGTACTGTCTGGAAATCTGCAGGTGCAGCTGTGGGAAGAGGTGTCCCACTTGTTCAAAGAGTccgacagagagaaagaagacgAGGTGGACGGGAGGGAGGATGACAACGAGCTGCAGACAT TGCTCATGGCGTTCcagaaggagcagcaggagaaaTTAGATGCCATGCATAAAGATGTTCAATCCATGACAGAAAACATATTACAGGTCTTGTTTATCT TGAAAAAGCCGAGCATCACTGATGAAGCCATCCGAATGATCAAAGAAGACGAGCTGGACTACGATGAACCAAAAGAGCCTTTCATGAATACAGCAATCTCAGAGGTCTACAAAGGAATGTACCGTGGATTCCCAGTGGCCATTAAGAGATACATTGACGCTGCAACCAGCCCAAG CGAGGTGCGTCGCATTTTCCACCAGGAGGTTGAACACATGAAGCAGTTTGAGTCACCCAACATCCTGCGAATGTTTGGCATGTGTGTCAAAGACGAGAAAG GACCCAACCCTGAGTTCTTAATCATCATGGAGTACTGTGAGCACGGAAGTCTCCGTCAGTTTCTGGACTCTGATCACACTGTGTCCTGGCACATGAAGGCTCGAATGTGTCGGGATGCAGCGCGAGGACTCTATCG ACTGCACCAATCTGAAGCCAAAACTAAGGTTCATGGATCCATCAGCAGCAGCAAGTTCCTGGTGGCTGAAGGCTACACCGTCAAG CTGGGAGGCTTTGAGCTGACGCAAACTGAGACATCgataagaaagaaaacaagggacCAAAGCACCGAGTCTGTGTGCTACGACTCTCCTCAGCTGCTCCACAGCCtcgaaaacaaaaaagacaaaaagtcagAGATTTACAG CTTTGGAATCGTCATGTGGGAAATTGCAACTAGACAGAAGCCCTTCAAAG ATTTGTCAGATAAGGAAATCCTTCAGAAAGTGCTCAACGAGAAATTTATGGAGGAGCTCCCCGACGACTGTCCCGAAGGACTGAAGAGTCTGATCGACTCCTGTCGCAACTTTGATGAGTTCAAGAGACCCTCTGTTAGAG GGCTGGTGGATAAACTGCAAATCTTGGTGACACAGCTGGATGTTGAAGCTGTTTCTCCGTCTGCCTCAGCATGA
- the LOC131972983 gene encoding uncharacterized protein LOC131972983 has protein sequence MDVGLVDLALSLCQTIYKMAVKMKSNKERCHQIAQRVQALEGLVLNIKQRGPSRISASVKNALRELCSTLDSATTLMEKFSKSNAFMSFVKSSNHEDKFHAVDKRLTDNYQVLSAALLIEQGNTLHKVYKSVSRNRNLYTRPTAAETFSSTMPPVTTSGPTTSTPVFSTMPPMSPGSLTPFPCIVPPSMPLHGTVISTPFSTTVVSNPVFPYMPSIHSSQNASALTNYSCSPYSLYYG, from the coding sequence GGATGTGGGCCTCGTGGATTTAGCCTTGTCCCTGTGCCAGACCATCTACAAAATGGCTGTGAAAATGAAGAGCAACAAGGAGCGCTGCCATCAAATAGCTCAGAGAGTCCAGGCCCTGGAGGGACTGGTTCTCAACATCAAACAAAGAGGGCCCAGCCGAATCTCTGCCTCTGTGAAGAACGCTCTGAGGGAACTCTGCAGCACTCTGGACTCTGCTACGACACTGATGGAGAAATTCTCAAAATCAAATGCTTTTATGAGCTTCGTCAAATCCAGCAATCACGAAGACAAGTTCCACGCGGTGGACAAAAGACTAACTGATAATTACCAGGTACTGTCTGCAGCTCTACTTATCGAGCAGGGGAACACGCTGCACAAAGTGTATAAAAGTGTTTCGAGAAATAGAAACTTGTATACTAGACCCACAGCCGCTGAGACTTTCTCCAGCACCATGCCCCCCGTGACCACGTCAGGGCCCACAACTTCCACGCCAGTCTTCAGCACCATGCCGCCAATGAGCCCTGGAAGTCTGACACCTTTCCCCTGTATCGTGCCTCCCTCCATGCCTCTACATGGAACCGTCATCTCTACCCCTTTCTCTACCACCGTTGTCTCCAATCCTGTCTTTCCCTACATGCCGTCAATTCATTCATCACAAAATGCATCCGCTTTAACAAACTACAGCTGCAGCCCTTACTCCCTCTATTAtgggtaa